The Triticum aestivum cultivar Chinese Spring unplaced genomic scaffold, IWGSC CS RefSeq v2.1 scaffold53143, whole genome shotgun sequence genomic sequence GGCTCGGTCTGCTGTAAAGACGGTCACCGCTACCCGCAATTCAGGTGCTCGCCCCCGGTGTCGGCCGACACGCCAGCGATCCTAACTCTGAACAGCTTCGCAcgaggtggagacggcggcggcaaATCGTTCTGCGACAACCGCTTCCACAAGGACACCGAGCTGGTGGTGGCGCTGTCCACGGGGTGGCTGCGCCTGGACGGCAAGCGCAGGTGCAACAAGATGATCCGCATCAACGGGAACGGGCGTGCCGTGCTGGCCAAGGTCGTCGATGAGTGTGACTCGGTGTACGGCTGCGACGCCGAGCACAACTTCGAGCCACCGTGCCCATACAACGACGTAGACGCGTCACCGGCCGTGTGGAAGGCGTTGGGGCTCAAGGAGAAGATTGGAGTGTTCAAGATCACTTGGTCTGATGTGTGAGCTATGCCATTAAGACCTTGCATTAAGCTATGTACATGCAGACATGCGGAAACGT encodes the following:
- the LOC123177023 gene encoding putative ripening-related protein 4, yielding MANLKKLLAMFALVMFLSQLRVHGVSVSVGSSANVTTETKHLRGRCHISGFLHGKSGDCNRDHGSVCCKDGHRYPQFRCSPPVSADTPAILTLNSFARGGDGGGKSFCDNRFHKDTELVVALSTGWLRLDGKRRCNKMIRINGNGRAVLAKVVDECDSVYGCDAEHNFEPPCPYNDVDASPAVWKALGLKEKIGVFKITWSDV